cGACATACAAAATTGACATTATTTACTTATATAGGGACCTCCACCACCCTACCCTCACAGTCACGGCAATACAGGTAATCCCATACCCGCTAAAAGGGTCAAGGAGGATGCCGAACACACTGCAAGAAACCGAACGGATGCCACACCGAATTcatcacaacagcaacatcaaatGAATTCTGCTCAGTTTTTACAGCAGCCGTTAAATCGACAGTCTATTAAGACAAGCTCGTCGCCAGGTCCAACATCGAGCGCAACAAGTGCAGCAAACGAAGCAATATCCGAGAGAAAAAACTATGGTTCAGAAATAATCTCAAGTGATAACATCAAAGAGGATAATGATGCCAATGATTTCGAACTGACtgaacaaaaattacaaattcgCTGTCCAAATATATCAACGAAATTAGCTGAAGACGATGCCCTTAATAACTATAATGGTACAAATAATGTCGCAATTAAGTACGAGAGTTTAACACACTTCAATGATGATACTCAAACTAACTTTAAAGATCAAAAGCCCAAAGTCGAATATGATAATGATCAAGAATCATTGCcaacatttaatatacaaatggATTCAAAGCAATTGTGGTCAGCGGTAAAGCAATTATCCGTGGATGAGCCACCAATTAACTTTTCAAtaactacaaaaaatacaccGCCCCCATCGCCACCGGATTGTCCACCACAACGACTCACTCGAGATCAACTTTTACCCCCAACGCCATCGGTGCActtggaaaacaaaaagaatgcGTTTAGTCCACAGTTGCAGGAGTTCTGTCTAAAACATCCCATTGCCGTTGTCAGAGGTCTTGCTGGTGCTCTAAAGCTCGACTTGGGCCTCTTTTCAACGAAAACATTGGTGGAGGCTAATCCCGATCACAGTGTGGAAGTTAGAACGCAAGTCAATCAGTCACCCGATGAAAATTGGGATGTATCTCAAGCAAAGAGAGTTTGGGCCTGTATATCACATCGATCTCACACAACCATAGCGAAATATGCACAGTATCAAGCGTCCAGTTTTCAAGATAGCCTCAAggtaaatttgtaatttaatcaAAGGGGAAACATTAACTAAACGATTACAATTTCCACGCAGGATGAAGGCGATAAAGGCTCTGCCGGCTCTCAAGTCATGTCGGATTCAGATTCCAAAGATTCggtttcaaattcaaatattaatttaagacGCAAACGCCAAAAGAATGGCAGTAAAATGCTAAggtaaatttttatattcaattattgacAATAGTTAAAAAATTcgcttttcttttaatataatataataataaaattaattctaGATTTGGAACCAATGTCGATTTATCAGATGAGAGGAAATGGAAACCTCAGCTTAGCGAATTACAAAAGCTGCCAGCGTTTGCTCGAGTGATTTCAGCTGCCAATATGCTCTCCCATGTGGGTCATGTAATTTTAGGAATGAATACCGTGCAATTATATATGAAAGTGCCAGGAAGTCGAACACCTGGTCACCAAGagaacaacaatttttgctcaattaatataaatattggaCCAGGCGATTGTGAATGGTTTGCTGTACCCGATTCTTATTGGGGCGGCATTCATAATCTGTGCGAAAAGAATAACATAAGTTATCTGCATGGTTCATGGTGGCCGGTCTTAGAAGActtatataaagaaaatataccagtatATCGGTTTATTCAAAAACCTGGAGACCTAGTTTGGGTGAACGCCGGGTAAGTTAAAACGATTCagatttataattatatatatatacgcaATATTCTCATTATTCTTTTTTCAGTTGTGTTCATTGGGTACAATCCGTTGGATGGTGCAACAATATCGCCTGGAATGTTGGACCATTAACAGCTCGTCAGTATTCACTTGCTATTGAACGATACGAGTGGAACAAGCTGCAAAGCTTTAAAAGTATTGTTCCCATGGTACATTTGAGTTGGAACTTGGCCAGAAATATCAAAGTGTCGGATGTTAAACTGTTCGAGTTAATCAAGTAAGTATTGTAGCTTTTAACATCTCATGCAAGATATAGctattaattacatttcatttgttgtctTTGCAGAATGTGCTTATTGCAATcgttaaaaaatgtatttcatatACAAGAATATGTAAAATCCAAAGGAGTCGAAGTTCGTTTCAATGGCCGTGGAAAAAACGAAGCTTCCCACTATTGTGGGCAATGTGAAGTGAGTTCTACAAttgcaaaatacaatttaatatatatgtatatgtatctaCGCTTTATTTATAGGTTGAGGTTTTCAACGTATTGTTCATTCGAGAACAGGAGAAAAGGCATGTGGTCCATTGCCTGCCGTGTTCCCTGAAGCTATCACCATCGCTGCAAGGAATTGTGTGTCTAGAGGAGTACCGTCTGTCCGAGCTGCAGCAAGTGTACGATTCATTTACATTATATAGAACACAAGGACTGGGGCAAGCacattaagaaatatatatatatatagtatacacaTAAATTATACACATTATAactgaaattatattttaataccttttattattatatattgtacgTTTTTTAAACTATACCGAAGaggaattattaaattaagacAGGTCTcagaacaatttaaaaatagcatTTTTATTCGTTATATCGAAATTTTTACAGCTTTGAAAACTGGATGTATGGAGATTCATTCGTCAAGTTAACACGATCATGATGTGATCGCTGGTTTCAAAGTCACCTTTTAAACTGGCCTTCCAAATGTTGCTTGATCTGAACATAAGTCGtaatataactatatatagaaatattttctttacaatatttaaacgTACTTAATCAAGTCTTATCAAGTTCTAGGTAATTTCTATGTACAATTTTTGACaactataaattattattttgtagaTCCTTCACATTTCTTTAGAGATATTCCGATGCAtctgaaataaatataataagcaTTTACATTAATATTAGCAGGCTAGTTTTTGCTGGcattgtgtatatttttataaacataaaatatatttttcttaagtagagtagaaataataaaaaaaatatatattgttaattATAAGAATAggattttaagaataaaaagagcttaaaattaagatacttttattttaattggtatCGGGATGAAGGCAATTGCaacattatacaaaataattaataataataatttcaaaaagcACGAAGCACCAGCAACCCAGTCGAAAAATAACACAATGAAAATTTAGGTACCAGGCGATCAGAAATGAGGAGCAGGCAAAAACCACTCACATATCAGATGCACTAAACTTTTGAACGAGCTTTTCTTTGAGCTGAGTTGAGGTTTTTGTAGAGCTTGGATTGAGCTGGGTAGAAACACTCAACAATGAAACAGGATTGCACTCATTCAATTCCACTCAAACGCACTTTATATTTCActcaaattaagttttctaCTTGCTGCTCatttctgttcgcctggtatcTCAACTGGCAATTTGGACTTTTGGGCTAGTTGCTGGCTCTTCACAACTCGAAAATggaatttttggttttgcagATATAAATGTTGCCGTCGTTGCTACATTTAAATAGCTAACCAGCAACTAAAAGTGTGAAATCGACAGCTAAAAAACCAGTCGAAATTAGCAGCAAGTACAAGATGTCACTTGAGCAACcgttgaatttcaaattgttttggaTAATTTGATACTAATTTTAAGGTCTGTATTCTCTATATCAGATAAGGGAGAAATACAGAGACAAATTTTAAACAAGGAACCCCTTCGATTATCAAAAGtgttaaataaagatttacaAGCGTAACTGTATAACAAATTactatgtattttattatgctTAGTTAAGGTCGTAGAGTACACATTAATAtagaaatttgtataataataattaaaccTACTTaattaagtattattaaatctAAGTATGTACAAATTCGGATGTAtttatgacaaaaaaaaatgagagcaacactataaattatatttctgtAGATCTCCAATTATTGTTAGGTCCTTCACACTTCATTAGAGGTATGTTGATTCACCTGAAACAATATGATAACATTTccattatttttcatttcgaatTATACAAACGGAAACGGGAAAtagaatttgcatttttgcgACAATCACACTTTTCGAGACTGCTCtttattacttaaatatattaaaaattagacaaaaaaaatacgattTTACAATGTATGGAAAAAAGCAATGGCAATGTAAAAGGCTATTGCAGTAGAATCTAACAATAGTATAgataaataattaatcatTATAGCTATGCTATGTCGAAGGGGATCAAAATATTTGATCGCGAATCAGCAATTGGTCATTGCAGTCGGGATGCTTCGTCTGCGAATTACCCTGTACTCAGCTCTGAGATACCCTAACTTCACATACATATCTAATATCTATACAAATTCTAATCACTTGCAAAGAGACACACCAAACTCGCAAAAGTTACAATCTACAATCGGTAAGgtaattttaacaatttgtagTTCTTAATTTACAATCTTATTTGCCAGCTATTCGATATAATAGTCTGaacttaatttattagaattgCCTAGCACGACGATAAACTATATAATAATCGATGGTTAGTCAAAcgttgaatttaaatattttcttcagAAACAAAATCTTTTCGCTTGccgtttctgtttctgtttcagtttcagtttgtttcttttcaaaatttctttcGACCAAGCGTTCCTTTGGTAGCTGTACGAGAAATAATCAAATCTGGTTGGTTTCGACAAATATATTGCCTGAAATGAAAAGAAGTATAGGTGTCATAAAAAGGTTCAAAACAATAATAGAAAATCGAAACAATCTCCTcattaagtaaaaaaaagctGATTTTGATCTTAAATGTATTAATGAGTTATTTGCGATAATTCCTAGACCGAAAGCGAAAAAACACCAGGGTGTCAAAGAAACTTGTTCTAAAAGTGgacataaaatattattagcaAATCTCGAAGGCAAATTAAGAAGCTTTTGAGAACTACGCTTTAAAGTATGTACATGAAAGTTAAATCTACCCAACAGTTTTTTAATCACATGATTtctcaataataatattaatactatttgttattttttacgTTTATTCAATGGTTTAACAGGAATAGTTTACATTAAACAGGACTCAAAAAAGAGCAGAgtagttgtttttctgttgtcACATCTTGTTGTGGGTCACTTTCTGATATCACCCAGAAAATATATCTGAAATAAGATGTACAAATTCagtattacaataaaaacacgAAAGAATACTCTTGCCAAAATTTAACAACTCTGactattatattaaaaagtaataatcGCTTTGGTggaattttgaattaatttagaCCGAATACAATTTGACAGCTGTTCGACAAGTTTAAAGTGcgaaatgaatattttaagtaattcaCAAATTATACCATATTAAAACTAACAAGTTTTAACCCCGACTTCGATATACTTGAATCTAGAGATTTGTCAGCTATAATTGACATATTGATAGTTCAGTCAGTCAGAATTCTGAGCTTTATAGAAACAATGTATTAAAAACATtctatgattttttttgtatattatatataaaggGAAATTCATAGAAAAATCCCAcgacaataaatattaatttttggttGGTCAAGCGagttttgaaaaatataaaacttagaTAGATTAAGAAATTTAAGAGAACTATGTCAAGATACTTTTACTATTagaatagaaaatttaaattttacatcAGATAACAAAGGTATAAGAAGAGACTTACCATATTTTCGAAGAACACCGTACTGTAATTGACCCTATATGAGCATCCTTTGATTGGCCAACGCTGAAGTATCTGAAAGATACATTTTGAAAGTACAAAATTTTGCGATCTTAATGAATAAGAAATGTTAACACTTACAGTATCTGTTGATAGTCCATAGCTCTAGTCACTGTTGTTCAAATGGTTTGCACAAAATTATCCAGATAATACTATTTGTTTCACAAAATTGATTCTTTCTTACGAAAAGCGCGTATAGACACTATGAGATAGTCCGCTTACAAAAGCGGTCTATCAATTTTTCATATAACAACTGCAAGTCATTAAATACCGAGTTTTATATGCTCTTTAATaatctttaaaattatgttGGCCAAATAAtgtgaatattaaataaatgcatttttaaaatttattattactattaaattTTGAGTCCCAAATTGTTCCgtaattaaatttagaaaCAAAATGTTGATAAATTTACAAAGCTTTCGAAACATGAATtgatattgttttatttgttatatttgttttatattaaaacaaagGACGTCATTACGCTTATGGAGATTAAAGTTTATGTTCGTAAGTATTAAggcttaaatatatttatatttatcgaatatattttaaatgattagACACTTAAACCCATTATAAACCCCTACAGACGCTATTGAAGTTTGATGATGACATTTGCGAGGCAGAGAATTCAATTCcttaaactatacaaaattaataactgAGGAATGAGCTGACATAAATTAACAGTATTTACAAATAGAAGAAGCAGTAATGATAAATAAAGAATCTGCAAGGGCTTTTAAGCTATGGCACCCATTAAATgagttttgttgtttataattatactATGGCATCcatcaaatgaattttattattttcttgtaATTAAATGGGcaattttctttcttcttcttgatTGCTACAATCTATATATGCTTCAACAAATAGTTTCTTTCAAAAGTGCgtaatttgtataattgtgaaatatatttaggCTTATGAGTTAAGGATTGGTGTGCATCAATTTCGCATCGATTTAATAtctttttgtagtatttttacagATAACAGATTCCAAAATGGGAGGAATGGGGAATACTAAAAAGTAATGAGATTAACAATAGACTCACCGGATTCCCAATCCTCATTGCCTTCTTCACTACCACCCTGGTTATTAAAATCTTGCGGCAATCGCTTACAAGTAATGTATGACTCTTGTTCGAAGATCTTatcagatgcagatgcagctCTAGCTGTAGCAGCAGTAGATGTAGTAGTAGTAGGCTTAGGAATATTGCAACGATCGAATATGTGTGGACTATTATTATCTGAGGAGTTGTCATACATGTTTTGAATATTGGAATCGTTTTGCCACTTGATTGAACCGGAGGATTGTGTAACGGACGGTTGGTGGTTGAAAATATGCAGCTTTTTGATGTCCTTGCTTGATGAGGTATTATTAACGCTTACTAAGAACGATTTGGATGAAGACTGTTTGCGTTTCGATGGCATCGCAGAACATTTTGAGATGGTTGATTTTTCATATTGATTTTTTGTCTAAAACGAATGCAttcattttaaacatattCAGAAATATTGTTGTGTGTTCgattttaaatatcaaaatatatgaatatatatagtataagcAAGAAGCTATGTTAAATTCGAGTACGGTGTTTGCACTTACAGGTTGTTTCCCATTTTGCTCCAATTGTTGAGATCGAGTTGCACTTTTCTCATCATTGGCATGAAATGGACCATTATTACGTTCGAAGAAACGACTTGAGGACGGAGAGTTGAAATCAGAACCCTCACTGTTTAGATTCCTATCATTGTCACCAGGCAAATTATCCGAGTTTCGATTATTGTTTCGATTATTCACTGAGGGTTCAGTTTGTATGCAGTCGGAACGTTTCTCTCCTTCAAATACAATCGAGATCTGCAATTCAATAAGtagaatatcaatatataaataatttattgcaaagGTGCTCACCTTAAAGCCCTCCGAAAACTTGTAATCTTTGTCCTTATGGGCACCATCGATTTCGGACTTGtttaaagtatacatatatttgacGTTCGTTCCATCGGTTTCACAATCTACGAACATTAGAgcacttattattatttatttataacttatatttttttagtttgatTACCGACCAGAACTACTTTGCACAAAGAATGTATTCATCCAGGCGTGGCAAATGATCTTATCCGATGATATTTTTGCAAGTTCCACTTTAATATCACCAGAAACTAAAAGTGGTGAGCTACTTAAATCCAAGTTAGAAGATTGCTGGAAATCAAGTTGCCACGTCTTCAGTTGCTAAtaagataaaataatatgaatattattaaaaaagagTTGAAGTTAAAATCAGTTCTGAACAGAATTTCTATAAACttttaatgtaattgaaaaCATATTGTTGCGCTTGAGTTCTTCGATTCAGCacatctaaaaaaaatatatgcggaagatttaaatattcttatacTTACTTGTGCCTTAGCTTTTTCTGTTGCGGAGTCCTGCATGTCCCAAATCGAGCATTGCAATGGGCCAAGATTATGCAAAAAATTCGTGTCCGCAAATCGAATTTCACAGACCTTTCGATGTCAGAGcaaattatcaaaaaaaaaatatataagacaaaaattataattgtatacTTACGTAAAGACTTGTAACTTTATACCGCAAATCTGGGATCAACTTTGAATAATACTGAACATATCTACGTTGAGATGGAATTGTAACCCCCTTTCGATCTTTCGTACGCTTTTCACCATACCAATCGAGTGCTTCGTCAGCGGTTTTCTTGAATCTACAATGCACCAAGTATGCGCATATCATGGTACCTGCAAAatgtaattcatttaattgaaattgaataaaatgaaatatttaagttgCTTCTTACCAGTTCGTCCTTTACCTGCCTTGCAGTGCACGGCGACAACGTTGAGCAAATCAGCTTTTAGCCAAGATTCAACATCATGACAAAAACGTTGTATTAACTCAATTGTGGGAGGATTATGATCTTCAAACGGATAAATTGCAACTCTCTGCATGAAATGTGAAGAATATTCATTAGATTTACTCGATTGAAAGATAGTTAAGATCTTTTTAAGCTTACCCCgtgaaatttacttttgtcGTAATTGCGTTCTTTGCACAAATTGTAGATTTTGTAATGATCACCGTGATTTTCATCTAAAAACTTTAACACGTCCTCATAGCGATTTCTCCAAATGCCTTCTATTTTATCCGGAGCAGGATATCCCATCGCAATAATATTAGAGCAAATAtctgcaataataaatattaatgaatttttcAACAAGATAgtcaacgaaaaaaaaagtaaatctAACAAAAAAATCATTAGCCGAGATTTTGTGAACTAAACTTACAGGTTAGATCCAAGTTAAATCCTTTCTCCTTATAGCGTATACGTTGTTTGCTCACTGCGTTGCGTATGGCGTTGGACATTATGGAAATTGTGTTTGCCATATTAGTCTCTGAAGATGATGTTTGTCTTTTATGATTTTGAGTTATTTGCTTAttataactatttattttgatttcggTTTCATCATTTCTATGTCCCTTcatatcataattttttttaaaaacgtTCTTAAAATAACCATTTTTAGTGTGATCGTTTAACACCtgaaagaacaacaaattattattaggAATATAAGCATTCTGCACAGATGAACAATAGGACATAAAAATGTCTAATTGGCATGTATTCTTTTATGTGCCCAATCAGAATTTAAGGCTTCAAAACTCATATTAAATAAGGActttgctgtggctgctgttgtgaaATTTTGCGGACCGGTTTAGGGTTATCTCAGTTATCAAGGTATAGGTTAGAATTTCCCTATGTAGCTCTATAAAAACTGTGACTCTTTTGATGGACGCTATGGCgactgctttttttttttttgtaacctACACCAATACAACGATACAACGGTCTGAacagttatttttttgttgtttcagtTTAGCATGGAAACTCCTTGGAAAACACGAATTAAGCAGCGCACTTGGAAAattgcttattatttttttctaagGCAAAAGTTAATTTTCTGTGATTACATTGTTTTGCcgaataatattattgaacaagttttaaattattgacaaAAGAACTGACACATGCACAAATATATACACTcacaaaaattgcatatacacacacatacacctatACATGTCCAAATTTATGTACGTGCATGCATGCAGTTTATACTTATGCTTGTGTGCGT
This DNA window, taken from Drosophila nasuta strain 15112-1781.00 chromosome 2L, ASM2355853v1, whole genome shotgun sequence, encodes the following:
- the LOC132794146 gene encoding lysine-specific demethylase 6A isoform X2; this translates as MLKANGEFRTALKHLQLALIDTSPSTFTDLQVKFQIAHLYEVQNKHKAAKESYEFILNNKNVSLDLKADIYRQLGWMYHCVECLGEKKERESNALLFLQKSIEADPKCGQSLYLLGRCYAGVNKVHDAFLAYRNSVEKSEGNADTWCSIGVLYQQQNQPTDALQAYICAVQLDKEHRSAWTNLGILYESCGQLRDAYACYSNAIKRIANKKIGNAQEGNKTLYAKSSTNGLTKGLAQRVKFLESQLSQAPLPSITSKRRQLCSIEEAWNLPISLEINSRQQQQQTIQMQQRQFGKNPSVQGPPPPYPHSHGNTGNPIPAKRVKEDAEHTARNRTDATPNSSQQQHQMNSAQFLQQPLNRQSIKTSSSPGPTSSATSAANEAISERKNYGSEIISSDNIKEDNDANDFELTEQKLQIRCPNISTKLAEDDALNNYNGTNNVAIKYESLTHFNDDTQTNFKDQKPKVEYDNDQESLPTFNIQMDSKQLWSAVKQLSVDEPPINFSITTKNTPPPSPPDCPPQRLTRDQLLPPTPSVHLENKKNAFSPQLQEFCLKHPIAVVRGLAGALKLDLGLFSTKTLVEANPDHSVEVRTQVNQSPDENWDVSQAKRVWACISHRSHTTIAKYAQYQASSFQDSLKDEGDKGSAGSQVMSDSDSKDSVSNSNINLRRKRQKNGSKMLRFGTNVDLSDERKWKPQLSELQKLPAFARVISAANMLSHVGHVILGMNTVQLYMKVPGSRTPGHQENNNFCSININIGPGDCEWFAVPDSYWGGIHNLCEKNNISYLHGSWWPVLEDLYKENIPVYRFIQKPGDLVWVNAGCVHWVQSVGWCNNIAWNVGPLTARQYSLAIERYEWNKLQSFKSIVPMVHLSWNLARNIKVSDVKLFELIKMCLLQSLKNVFHIQEYVKSKGVEVRFNGRGKNEASHYCGQCEVEVFNVLFIREQEKRHVVHCLPCSLKLSPSLQGIVCLEEYRLSELQQVYDSFTLYRTQGLGQAH
- the LOC132794146 gene encoding lysine-specific demethylase 6A isoform X1; protein product: MIQHSLEDLQTILQLDSRYYGFLDLSDPKNSEIKELIQRTITALQDEVAHSHSHSMQMIKLDAKSQPIKSDLPTSDVEHIKENSCNAQHKNNDFKSGSSNETPVSATHSTTSIGEVDVNTYCKLGHLHLLMYEYSEALSAYQKYMRLSAKYWENHAFLYGIGIVYFEFRCFKWSIKSLQELLYLNPHFTCANEAHLRLGLMLKANGEFRTALKHLQLALIDTSPSTFTDLQVKFQIAHLYEVQNKHKAAKESYEFILNNKNVSLDLKADIYRQLGWMYHCVECLGEKKERESNALLFLQKSIEADPKCGQSLYLLGRCYAGVNKVHDAFLAYRNSVEKSEGNADTWCSIGVLYQQQNQPTDALQAYICAVQLDKEHRSAWTNLGILYESCGQLRDAYACYSNAIKRIANKKIGNAQEGNKTLYAKSSTNGLTKGLAQRVKFLESQLSQAPLPSITSKRRQLCSIEEAWNLPISLEINSRQQQQQTIQMQQRQFGKNPSVQGPPPPYPHSHGNTGNPIPAKRVKEDAEHTARNRTDATPNSSQQQHQMNSAQFLQQPLNRQSIKTSSSPGPTSSATSAANEAISERKNYGSEIISSDNIKEDNDANDFELTEQKLQIRCPNISTKLAEDDALNNYNGTNNVAIKYESLTHFNDDTQTNFKDQKPKVEYDNDQESLPTFNIQMDSKQLWSAVKQLSVDEPPINFSITTKNTPPPSPPDCPPQRLTRDQLLPPTPSVHLENKKNAFSPQLQEFCLKHPIAVVRGLAGALKLDLGLFSTKTLVEANPDHSVEVRTQVNQSPDENWDVSQAKRVWACISHRSHTTIAKYAQYQASSFQDSLKDEGDKGSAGSQVMSDSDSKDSVSNSNINLRRKRQKNGSKMLRFGTNVDLSDERKWKPQLSELQKLPAFARVISAANMLSHVGHVILGMNTVQLYMKVPGSRTPGHQENNNFCSININIGPGDCEWFAVPDSYWGGIHNLCEKNNISYLHGSWWPVLEDLYKENIPVYRFIQKPGDLVWVNAGCVHWVQSVGWCNNIAWNVGPLTARQYSLAIERYEWNKLQSFKSIVPMVHLSWNLARNIKVSDVKLFELIKMCLLQSLKNVFHIQEYVKSKGVEVRFNGRGKNEASHYCGQCEVEVFNVLFIREQEKRHVVHCLPCSLKLSPSLQGIVCLEEYRLSELQQVYDSFTLYRTQGLGQAH